The following are from one region of the Actinopolyspora halophila DSM 43834 genome:
- a CDS encoding DUF418 domain-containing protein gives MTELDALRGFALCGIIFVNVPSLMRMTRTVDGAVQPVRHVLDLLVQQRFFPLFSLLFGISFALMLRSARDRNRSPEAVLVRRLLFLVVLGTLHHLLQPGEALLYYGLGGIVLLLPLNRAPLWLNGLLAGGLTVAGVTVASGGLALVPGMLLAGFVIGRSGLLHRIGQNTTELTTTFCVSLVLATSALLWQEQNPLSAGFTRSSAIAGLCLAAVYVTGLLLVLRTPTGKRISDVLEPLGRMALTNYVGATLIFVPTGLLIGLWQSNHWGAMLGLCAGILTVQAIASNLWLKKFRYGPFEWVWRSVTWWQPVSIRKEVSSARFA, from the coding sequence ATGACCGAGCTCGACGCGCTGCGCGGCTTCGCTCTCTGCGGGATCATATTCGTCAACGTCCCCTCGCTCATGAGGATGACCAGGACAGTCGACGGTGCGGTGCAGCCCGTCAGGCACGTGCTGGACCTGCTCGTTCAGCAGCGCTTCTTCCCCTTGTTCTCGCTCCTCTTCGGCATCAGCTTCGCTCTGATGCTGCGCAGCGCGCGGGACAGGAACAGGAGTCCCGAAGCGGTTCTGGTCAGAAGACTGCTGTTCCTCGTCGTTCTCGGCACCCTGCACCACCTGTTACAACCGGGAGAGGCACTGCTGTACTACGGGCTCGGCGGAATCGTGCTCCTCCTGCCGCTCAACCGGGCTCCGCTGTGGCTCAACGGCCTGCTGGCAGGTGGTCTGACCGTCGCGGGAGTCACTGTCGCCAGCGGTGGCCTCGCCCTCGTTCCCGGGATGCTGCTCGCGGGATTCGTCATCGGGCGGTCCGGTCTGCTGCACCGGATCGGACAAAACACCACCGAACTCACCACCACCTTCTGCGTGTCGCTCGTACTGGCCACCAGCGCTCTGCTCTGGCAGGAGCAGAACCCGCTCTCCGCCGGATTCACCCGCTCTTCCGCGATCGCCGGGCTGTGCCTGGCAGCGGTCTACGTCACCGGCTTGCTGCTCGTGCTCCGCACGCCCACGGGCAAGCGAATCTCGGACGTACTGGAACCGCTGGGGAGGATGGCGCTGACGAACTACGTGGGCGCCACGCTGATATTCGTCCCGACCGGTCTCCTGATCGGCCTGTGGCAGTCGAACCACTGGGGCGCGATGCTGGGGCTGTGCGCTGGGATCCTGACCGTGCAAGCGATCGCGAGCAACCTGTGGTTGAAGAAGTTCCGCTATGGCCCGTTCGAGTGGGTCTGGCGCTCGGTCACCTGGTGGCAACCGGTCTCGATCCGCAAGGAGGTTTCGTCGGCTCGGTTCGCGTGA
- a CDS encoding TIGR02611 family protein — MRARRERIRAKRGLNALYRFTLGLTGGLVLVVGIVMIPYPGPGWLCVFAGLGLLATEFAWAHQVNMFAKHHYQRWVRWLSRQHLVVKLAVMGTTGLIVLATLWLIGAFSLLGNLFGLNWPWLTSPLLTP; from the coding sequence TTGCGGGCGCGCAGGGAGCGGATTCGTGCCAAACGCGGCCTGAACGCGCTGTACCGCTTCACTCTGGGGCTCACCGGCGGCCTGGTACTCGTCGTCGGCATCGTGATGATCCCCTACCCCGGGCCGGGATGGTTGTGCGTGTTCGCGGGGCTGGGGCTGCTGGCCACAGAATTCGCCTGGGCACACCAGGTGAACATGTTCGCCAAGCACCACTACCAGCGCTGGGTCCGCTGGCTCTCCCGCCAACACCTCGTAGTCAAACTGGCGGTCATGGGAACCACCGGCCTGATCGTCCTGGCCACCCTCTGGCTGATCGGAGCGTTCTCCCTGCTCGGAAACCTGTTCGGGCTGAACTGGCCGTGGTTGACCTCCCCCCTGCTCACCCCCTGA
- a CDS encoding nucleoside deaminase: MSTVSNHEFECLRRCAELAEEALCAGDEPFGSVLVAADGTVLAEERNRVSGGDDTRHPEFALARWSAEHLTRAQRAAATVFTSGEHCPMCAAAHGWVGLGRIVYIASSEQLGEWLDELGTAGSPVAALPIGEVAPGVRVEGPVPELVDRVRELHVRYHGGAGELR, from the coding sequence ATGTCCACCGTTTCGAACCACGAATTCGAGTGCCTGCGCCGGTGCGCGGAACTGGCGGAGGAGGCGCTGTGCGCCGGGGACGAACCGTTCGGTTCGGTACTCGTGGCCGCCGACGGAACCGTGCTCGCCGAGGAACGCAATCGTGTGTCGGGCGGGGACGACACCCGACACCCCGAATTCGCCCTGGCCCGCTGGTCCGCCGAACACCTGACACGAGCGCAGCGAGCGGCGGCCACCGTATTCACCTCCGGTGAGCACTGCCCGATGTGCGCCGCCGCCCACGGGTGGGTCGGCTTGGGACGGATCGTCTACATCGCCTCTTCGGAACAGCTGGGCGAGTGGTTGGACGAGCTGGGCACGGCCGGTTCCCCGGTGGCCGCGTTGCCGATAGGGGAGGTGGCTCCGGGTGTCCGGGTGGAGGGTCCGGTTCCGGAACTCGTCGACCGGGTTCGCGAGCTGCACGTCCGCTACCACGGCGGGGCCGGTGAACTCCGGTGA
- a CDS encoding LLM class F420-dependent oxidoreductase — MRIGMPLSFSGGFKETVDELVDHEKAGLDIVYVPEAYSFDAVSQMGFIAARTQRLEIASGILQIYTRTPTLTAMTAAGLDYVSDGRFTLGIGASGPQVIEGFHGLPYQAPLGRTREIVDICRKVWRRERLTHEGKNYNIPLPEEEGTGLGKPLKLVNHPVRERIPIMIAAIGPKNVAMTAEIAEAWEPIFYVPEKANEVWGESLATGKAKRDPALGELDTVVQAPLAIGEDLDELLDSMRPMLALYIGGMGAKGKNFYNNLARRYGYEDEAERIQDLYLDGKKDEAAAAIPRELLTKTSLIGTEGHVRERLAAFKESGVTTLNVTPLAGSAGERTRLIERVRALADEL; from the coding sequence ATGCGTATCGGTATGCCGCTGAGTTTCAGCGGGGGCTTCAAAGAGACCGTCGACGAGCTCGTCGACCACGAAAAAGCCGGGTTGGACATCGTCTACGTCCCTGAGGCGTACTCCTTCGACGCGGTCAGTCAGATGGGATTCATCGCGGCTCGCACGCAGCGGCTGGAGATCGCATCCGGAATCCTGCAGATATACACCCGCACGCCGACGCTCACGGCGATGACCGCGGCCGGACTGGACTACGTCTCCGACGGTCGGTTCACCCTGGGGATAGGCGCCTCGGGGCCGCAGGTGATCGAAGGGTTCCACGGTCTGCCGTACCAGGCCCCCCTCGGGCGCACCCGCGAGATCGTGGATATCTGCCGCAAGGTGTGGCGCAGGGAAAGGCTGACCCACGAGGGCAAGAACTACAACATCCCCCTCCCGGAGGAAGAGGGCACCGGCCTCGGCAAGCCGCTCAAACTCGTCAACCACCCGGTACGGGAACGCATACCGATCATGATCGCCGCCATCGGTCCGAAGAACGTGGCCATGACCGCGGAGATCGCCGAGGCCTGGGAACCGATCTTCTACGTGCCCGAGAAGGCGAACGAGGTGTGGGGGGAGTCCCTGGCCACGGGGAAAGCCAAGCGGGACCCCGCTCTCGGGGAGCTGGACACGGTGGTGCAGGCCCCGCTGGCCATCGGCGAGGACCTCGACGAGCTGCTCGACTCGATGCGCCCGATGCTCGCCCTCTACATCGGCGGCATGGGAGCCAAGGGCAAGAACTTCTACAACAACCTGGCCCGCCGCTACGGCTACGAGGACGAGGCCGAACGCATCCAGGACCTGTACCTCGACGGGAAGAAGGACGAAGCCGCGGCGGCGATTCCCCGGGAGCTCCTGACCAAGACCTCGTTGATCGGCACCGAGGGACACGTGCGCGAACGACTCGCCGCGTTCAAGGAGTCGGGCGTGACCACCCTCAACGTGACCCCGCTGGCCGGCTCCGCGGGTGAGCGGACGCGTCTGATCGAACGGGTACGCGCACTCGCCGACGAACTCTGA
- a CDS encoding PucR family transcriptional regulator, whose protein sequence is MDWPIEQIASDPGPTRAAVEDSEASAAGAAGAEGVPLRQLLIAVGEPLVDVLAAPAGFDVDVRDVVIVDPEEDSGAGAGDLVLIIGARGRSAVRLVRGVARSAVAAVAVKVEAEQDVRALREAAIDEGVALLGVRAGVRWEQLESFARSALDNARITGDTDVGEALGDLFSLAQTVAAMTDGIVSIEDTANRVLAYSRSDDEVDELRRLSVLGRRGPESYLAMLREWGVYQRLRGGEEVVRIEERPDLGIRRRMAVGIHAGAQPLGTIWVQEGTRSLSERTERALVGAARVAALQLIRQRTESTMGPRFRENLLTGLLENRIDGESAASNIGADVRQPVAVVVLTLRPREQSGASNRSEIELERAEMTSLISVHAAAYRRSALVTTIGSRVYVLLPDLSERQAESAVSGLTQEIVAAARGHLRSGVQAGIGSVVPTLEEAASSRTEADRILDALGHEPGTEVATIADVRSRVLLSEVLTTLRDNERMRDPRLAKLRAYDGDNGTELCRSLLSYLESFGDVRSASLALHVHPNTLRYRVRRAAGICGVDLDDPAERLSVHLQLLAARRGEGGPRR, encoded by the coding sequence ATGGATTGGCCGATCGAACAAATCGCTAGTGACCCGGGTCCCACGCGGGCCGCGGTGGAGGACTCCGAGGCCTCCGCGGCGGGAGCGGCCGGGGCGGAGGGCGTTCCGCTGCGGCAGCTGTTGATCGCCGTGGGGGAGCCGCTCGTGGACGTGCTCGCCGCTCCCGCGGGCTTCGACGTCGACGTGCGCGATGTGGTCATCGTCGATCCGGAGGAGGACTCCGGGGCGGGGGCGGGCGATCTGGTGCTGATCATCGGAGCGCGTGGCCGCTCGGCGGTGCGCCTGGTCCGGGGAGTGGCCCGCTCGGCCGTCGCCGCCGTGGCGGTGAAGGTGGAGGCCGAGCAGGACGTGCGCGCGCTGCGCGAGGCCGCGATCGACGAGGGAGTGGCCCTGCTCGGGGTGCGTGCCGGGGTGCGTTGGGAACAGCTGGAGTCGTTCGCCCGATCCGCCCTGGACAACGCGCGGATAACCGGTGACACCGATGTCGGGGAGGCGTTGGGGGACCTGTTCTCGCTGGCGCAGACGGTGGCCGCGATGACCGACGGCATCGTCAGCATCGAGGACACGGCCAACCGGGTGCTGGCCTATTCGCGCTCCGACGACGAGGTCGACGAGTTGCGCAGGCTCTCCGTCCTCGGCAGGCGCGGCCCGGAGTCGTACCTGGCGATGCTGCGCGAATGGGGGGTGTACCAGCGCCTGCGCGGAGGCGAGGAGGTCGTCCGGATCGAGGAGCGCCCCGATCTCGGTATCCGCCGCAGGATGGCCGTCGGCATTCACGCCGGAGCGCAGCCCCTGGGCACGATCTGGGTCCAGGAGGGGACGCGGTCGCTGAGCGAGCGAACCGAACGGGCGCTCGTCGGCGCGGCCAGGGTCGCGGCGCTGCAACTGATCCGCCAGCGGACCGAGTCGACGATGGGGCCGCGGTTCAGGGAGAACCTGTTGACCGGGCTGTTGGAGAACCGGATCGACGGGGAGTCCGCGGCATCCAACATCGGTGCCGACGTCCGCCAGCCCGTCGCCGTGGTGGTGCTCACGTTGCGCCCGCGGGAGCAGTCCGGCGCGTCCAACCGCTCCGAGATCGAACTGGAACGTGCCGAGATGACCAGTCTGATCTCGGTCCACGCCGCTGCTTACAGGCGCAGCGCTCTGGTGACCACGATCGGCTCCCGGGTCTACGTGCTGCTGCCCGACCTGTCCGAGCGGCAGGCCGAGTCCGCTGTTTCCGGTCTGACCCAGGAGATAGTCGCCGCAGCCCGCGGTCACCTCCGCTCCGGGGTGCAGGCGGGCATCGGTTCGGTCGTGCCGACCCTGGAGGAGGCGGCCTCGTCCAGGACCGAGGCGGATCGGATCCTGGACGCGCTCGGGCACGAACCGGGCACCGAGGTCGCGACGATCGCCGATGTTCGTTCGCGCGTGCTGCTCAGCGAGGTGCTCACCACGTTGCGGGACAACGAGCGGATGCGCGACCCGCGCCTGGCGAAGCTGCGCGCCTACGACGGGGACAACGGCACGGAGCTCTGCCGCTCCTTGCTGTCCTATTTGGAATCTTTCGGGGACGTGCGTTCGGCCAGCCTGGCGCTGCACGTGCACCCGAACACCTTGCGGTACCGCGTCCGCAGGGCCGCCGGCATCTGCGGCGTCGATCTCGACGATCCCGCGGAACGGCTGAGCGTTCACCTGCAACTGCTGGCGGCCCGCCGGGGTGAGGGCGGTCCGCGACGTTGA
- a CDS encoding phage holin family protein, whose translation MTLVVHILITAVAVWATTALPGITLGDPGDLTQGVADQALTLLVVAVVFGIVNAVLKPVAKTLGCVLYVLTLGLFGLVVNALLFWLTGWLATRLDLPFHVDGFWAAFWGAIVVTVVSSLLHAIVRRVTSVGE comes from the coding sequence GTGACACTCGTAGTACATATCCTGATCACGGCGGTGGCCGTGTGGGCCACCACCGCTCTGCCCGGCATCACCCTCGGAGATCCGGGAGACCTCACCCAAGGAGTGGCCGACCAGGCGCTGACGCTGCTCGTGGTGGCCGTGGTGTTCGGGATCGTCAACGCCGTGCTCAAACCCGTGGCCAAAACCCTGGGGTGCGTGCTCTACGTCCTCACCCTCGGTCTCTTCGGCCTCGTGGTGAACGCGTTGCTGTTCTGGTTGACCGGTTGGTTGGCCACGAGGCTGGATCTGCCGTTCCACGTGGACGGTTTCTGGGCGGCGTTCTGGGGAGCGATCGTCGTCACCGTGGTCAGCAGCCTGTTGCACGCGATCGTACGGCGGGTCACCTCTGTCGGCGAGTGA
- the pruA gene encoding L-glutamate gamma-semialdehyde dehydrogenase codes for MDAITSVPVPANEPVKSYAGGTAERQSLQRRLTELRSEPVELTMTIAGKQRMAGGERFDVVEPHNHSHVLGVCAQATNEDVAEAVRAAKDAAAEWADTPFDERAAVMLRAADLLSGPWRDTINGATMLGQSKSVHQAEIEAVCEMADFLRFNVHFARRVLAEQPNSVPGEWNRMEYRPLDGFVTAITPFNFSAIAANLPTAPALMGNTVVWKPTPTQQFAAHYTMRMLEAAGLPPGVVNMVTGDGQAVGEVALTDPDLAGLHFTGSTGTFKKLWKTIGENLDNYRTYPRIVGETGGKDFVVAHPSADPAKLVTALVRGAFEYQGQKCSAASRAYVPRSLWESGLREDLIAATRDITYGDPTDFGHFGAAVIDSRAFAKHKAAIDRVANEPSLEILTGGEYDDSVGYFVQPTVLLGTDPRDEAFTTEYFGPIMAVHVYDDNHYSEILDTVDETSPYALTGAVFATDRDAVQQAHHRLRHAAGNFYVNDKPTGSIVGRQPFGGGRASGTNDKAGSMFNIQRWVNPRAIKETFDAPTNHTYPHQG; via the coding sequence ATGGATGCCATCACTTCGGTCCCCGTGCCGGCCAATGAGCCGGTCAAGTCCTATGCCGGGGGGACGGCCGAGCGACAGTCCCTGCAACGGCGCCTCACCGAGCTCCGCTCAGAACCCGTGGAACTCACCATGACCATCGCGGGCAAACAGCGCATGGCCGGCGGTGAACGGTTCGATGTTGTGGAACCGCACAACCACTCCCACGTTCTGGGCGTCTGCGCACAGGCCACCAACGAGGACGTGGCCGAAGCGGTGCGCGCTGCCAAGGACGCCGCCGCGGAATGGGCGGACACACCGTTCGACGAGCGCGCCGCCGTGATGCTGCGTGCCGCCGACCTGCTGTCCGGCCCGTGGCGGGACACCATCAACGGCGCGACCATGCTCGGCCAGTCCAAGTCGGTGCACCAGGCCGAGATCGAAGCGGTCTGCGAGATGGCCGACTTCCTGCGGTTCAACGTGCACTTCGCACGGCGCGTGCTCGCCGAGCAGCCCAACTCCGTGCCGGGCGAGTGGAACCGCATGGAATACCGCCCGCTGGACGGGTTCGTCACCGCGATCACCCCCTTCAACTTCTCCGCCATCGCGGCGAACCTGCCGACGGCCCCCGCCCTGATGGGCAACACCGTGGTCTGGAAACCGACTCCGACCCAGCAGTTCGCCGCGCACTACACGATGCGGATGCTGGAAGCGGCCGGTCTGCCCCCCGGGGTCGTCAACATGGTCACCGGCGACGGGCAGGCCGTCGGCGAGGTCGCGCTCACCGACCCGGACCTGGCCGGACTGCACTTCACCGGTTCCACCGGAACCTTCAAGAAGCTGTGGAAGACCATCGGGGAGAACCTGGACAACTACCGCACGTACCCCCGCATCGTCGGCGAGACGGGCGGGAAGGACTTCGTCGTGGCGCACCCCTCGGCGGACCCGGCCAAGCTCGTGACCGCACTGGTGCGCGGAGCCTTCGAGTACCAGGGGCAGAAGTGCTCCGCGGCCTCCCGCGCCTACGTCCCCCGGTCGTTGTGGGAGTCCGGGCTCCGCGAGGACCTGATCGCCGCGACCCGCGACATCACCTACGGCGATCCCACCGACTTCGGGCACTTCGGCGCGGCGGTGATCGACTCCCGCGCCTTCGCCAAGCACAAGGCCGCCATCGACCGGGTGGCGAACGAACCCTCGCTGGAGATCCTGACCGGCGGCGAGTACGACGACTCGGTCGGCTACTTCGTCCAGCCCACGGTGCTGCTGGGCACCGATCCGCGCGACGAGGCGTTCACCACGGAGTACTTCGGCCCGATCATGGCCGTGCACGTCTACGACGACAACCACTACTCCGAGATCCTGGACACCGTCGACGAGACCAGCCCCTACGCGCTGACCGGAGCGGTCTTCGCCACGGACCGGGACGCCGTCCAGCAGGCGCACCACCGGCTGCGGCACGCCGCGGGCAACTTCTACGTCAACGACAAGCCCACCGGATCCATCGTGGGGCGTCAGCCCTTCGGCGGCGGTCGTGCCTCGGGCACGAACGACAAGGCCGGTTCGATGTTCAACATCCAACGCTGGGTGAACCCGCGCGCCATCAAGGAAACCTTCGACGCGCCCACCAACCACACCTACCCGCACCAGGGCTGA
- a CDS encoding D-2-hydroxyacid dehydrogenase family protein gives MLGDSAQDLEGAVRQNAANGSDAGVAVAVLDDYQNVAREYGDWENLPGDTEVVVFDEHIADREELVRRLARFDVVAVMRERTAFPREVLEALPKLRLLVTTGMGNAAIDTEAATENGVTVCGTGNGSSTGGDWAPTAELTWGLILALARGIPQEDRAVRAGGWQHTIGVDLAGRTLGVLGLGRLGGQVATVGRAFGMEVLAFSENLTEERASEFGARAVGKRELFAASDVVTIHMRLSERSRGLVGRPEIDAMGPEGYLINTSRGPLVDEPELIAALHEGRIGGAGIDVYEREPLPADDPWRSAPRTVLTPHIGYVSETTYRAFYTETVEDIRRFLQGSPVRVLNGG, from the coding sequence ATGCTGGGTGACAGCGCACAGGACCTTGAGGGAGCCGTGCGGCAGAACGCCGCGAACGGCTCGGACGCCGGCGTCGCCGTCGCGGTACTGGACGACTACCAGAACGTCGCCCGCGAGTACGGGGACTGGGAGAACCTGCCCGGGGACACCGAAGTGGTGGTGTTCGACGAGCACATCGCCGACCGCGAGGAGCTGGTGCGCAGGCTCGCACGGTTCGACGTCGTAGCGGTCATGCGGGAGCGGACCGCGTTCCCCCGGGAGGTTCTGGAAGCGCTTCCCAAGTTGAGATTGCTGGTCACAACCGGCATGGGCAATGCGGCCATCGACACGGAGGCGGCGACCGAGAACGGAGTGACCGTTTGCGGGACCGGCAACGGCTCCTCCACGGGAGGCGACTGGGCTCCCACGGCGGAACTCACCTGGGGGCTGATCCTCGCGCTGGCGCGTGGGATTCCGCAGGAGGACCGCGCGGTGCGCGCGGGGGGATGGCAGCACACCATCGGTGTCGACCTGGCGGGACGCACTCTCGGAGTGCTCGGGCTGGGACGTCTCGGTGGCCAGGTCGCCACCGTCGGACGCGCCTTCGGCATGGAGGTGCTGGCCTTCAGCGAGAACCTCACGGAGGAGCGGGCGAGCGAGTTCGGGGCCCGGGCGGTCGGCAAGCGGGAGCTGTTCGCGGCCTCCGACGTGGTCACGATCCACATGCGACTGAGCGAGCGCTCCCGAGGACTGGTCGGTCGTCCGGAGATCGATGCCATGGGGCCGGAGGGCTATTTGATCAACACCTCCCGTGGTCCGCTCGTGGACGAGCCCGAACTGATCGCCGCGCTGCACGAGGGTCGCATAGGTGGTGCGGGGATCGACGTCTACGAGCGCGAACCACTCCCGGCCGACGATCCCTGGCGCAGTGCGCCGCGCACGGTGCTCACCCCGCACATCGGTTATGTCAGCGAAACCACCTACCGGGCGTTCTACACCGAGACGGTCGAGGACATCCGCCGATTCCTGCAAGGGAGCCCCGTGCGGGTGCTCAACGGTGGCTGA
- a CDS encoding proline dehydrogenase family protein has product MLRTTMLAAARSSAVRRLVEANPLTRTVVDRFVAGSDTSAAIGVTGRLADKDLHVSLDHLGEDTTDARQANETVLAYQGLLSELRRAGLAHRAEVSVKLSAVGQQLATDGEKIALDNARRICESAAAAGTTVTLDMEDHTTTDMTLRALSDLRVDFPWVGAVLQAYLHRTEQDCRDLAYEGSRVRLCKGAYSEPASVAFQDKHEVDRAYVRCLRALMNGQGYPMVATHDPRMVRIASELAGRAGRAKESYEFQMLYGIRPGEQQRMAENGDRLRVYVPYGQEWYGYFMRRLAERPANIGFFLRSLLTR; this is encoded by the coding sequence ATGCTGCGCACCACGATGCTGGCCGCGGCCCGTTCCAGTGCGGTACGTCGGCTGGTGGAGGCCAATCCGCTGACCCGCACGGTCGTCGACCGCTTCGTCGCGGGCTCCGACACCTCGGCGGCGATCGGGGTGACCGGTCGGCTGGCCGACAAGGACCTGCACGTGAGCCTCGACCACCTCGGCGAGGACACCACGGACGCCCGGCAGGCGAACGAGACCGTGCTGGCCTACCAGGGGTTGCTCTCGGAACTGCGGCGAGCCGGTCTGGCGCACCGCGCCGAGGTCTCCGTGAAGCTCTCCGCGGTGGGACAACAGTTGGCCACGGACGGAGAGAAGATCGCGCTGGACAACGCCCGTCGGATCTGTGAGTCCGCGGCAGCGGCTGGTACCACGGTCACCCTGGACATGGAGGACCACACCACCACGGACATGACCCTGCGGGCGCTTTCCGATCTGCGGGTGGACTTTCCCTGGGTGGGAGCCGTGCTGCAGGCTTACCTGCACCGCACCGAGCAGGACTGCCGCGACCTGGCGTACGAGGGCTCCAGGGTTCGGCTGTGCAAGGGCGCCTACTCCGAGCCCGCTTCGGTGGCCTTCCAGGACAAGCACGAGGTCGACAGGGCCTACGTGCGCTGCCTGCGTGCCCTGATGAACGGGCAGGGCTATCCGATGGTGGCCACCCACGATCCGCGCATGGTGCGCATCGCCTCCGAGCTCGCCGGACGGGCCGGACGCGCGAAGGAGAGCTACGAGTTCCAGATGCTCTACGGCATCCGCCCCGGCGAGCAGCAGCGCATGGCGGAGAACGGTGACCGACTGCGTGTCTACGTGCCGTACGGACAGGAGTGGTACGGCTACTTCATGCGCAGGCTGGCGGAGCGGCCTGCCAACATCGGGTTCTTCCTGCGTTCCCTGCTCACCCGCTGA
- a CDS encoding SsgA family sporulation/cell division regulator gives MRNDHVTLRSTAVFDLLAPQTPAVPVQVELRYDTRDPYAVVAAFRTGRAGWVEWVFARDLLADGLIAYAGEGDVAIRPAADDPEVVVIELSSPSGHAVFEASAQELADFLDRTYDVVVPGNESLWVSIDEALTRLLPHDLS, from the coding sequence ATGCGCAACGATCATGTGACCCTTCGCTCGACAGCGGTGTTCGATCTGCTGGCGCCGCAGACGCCTGCTGTGCCCGTTCAGGTGGAACTGCGCTACGACACCCGCGATCCGTATGCCGTGGTGGCCGCGTTCCGCACCGGCCGCGCCGGGTGGGTCGAGTGGGTTTTCGCGCGCGACCTGCTGGCCGACGGGTTGATCGCTTACGCGGGCGAGGGAGACGTGGCCATCCGGCCCGCGGCGGACGATCCCGAGGTGGTGGTGATCGAGCTCAGTTCGCCCTCGGGGCACGCCGTCTTCGAGGCGTCGGCCCAGGAGCTGGCTGATTTCCTCGACCGCACCTACGACGTGGTCGTGCCGGGGAACGAGAGCCTGTGGGTCAGCATCGACGAGGCGCTGACCAGGCTGCTTCCGCACGACCTCTCGTGA
- the lhgO gene encoding L-2-hydroxyglutarate oxidase codes for MTATRDVTVVGGGIVGLATAYALAITGTGGRGNTRVTVIDKELSWAAHQSGRNSGVIHSGLYYTPGSSKARLARAGGEEMYEFCARHGVPVERTGKVVVATEERELPALGELARRGRANGVGVHELDGARLREREPEISGIRALFVPEAGVTDFAAVCRRLAELLAEAGVELRTGTELLSSASTGDELVLSTTSGQIRTRRAVNCTGLHSDRVAQLAGGDVPVRILPFRGEYYESSASSDLAVRSLVYPVPDPAFPFLGVHLTRMLDGSLHVGPNAVLALAREGYQRREWSAAHLRELAGDPGLRSLARRYWRPGLTEVARSLAKPLFVRAARKLAPRVRSADLVPAPAGVRAQAVRPDGTLVDDFLLTEDAHWVHVLNAPSPAATASLVIGREIATRIRHKTPD; via the coding sequence ATGACAGCCACCAGGGACGTGACGGTCGTCGGCGGAGGAATCGTCGGACTGGCCACCGCGTACGCCCTCGCCATCACGGGTACCGGAGGGCGCGGGAACACGAGGGTCACCGTCATCGACAAGGAGCTCTCGTGGGCAGCGCATCAGAGCGGACGGAATTCCGGGGTGATCCACAGCGGTCTGTACTACACCCCCGGAAGTTCCAAGGCACGACTCGCGCGTGCGGGCGGCGAGGAGATGTACGAGTTCTGCGCTCGCCACGGGGTGCCCGTCGAACGAACCGGCAAAGTGGTGGTGGCCACCGAGGAGCGCGAACTGCCCGCTCTGGGGGAACTCGCCCGCCGCGGCAGGGCCAACGGGGTCGGTGTCCACGAGCTGGACGGCGCGCGGCTGCGGGAGCGCGAGCCCGAGATCAGCGGCATCCGGGCGCTGTTCGTCCCCGAAGCGGGCGTGACGGATTTCGCCGCGGTGTGCCGCAGGCTGGCCGAGTTGCTGGCCGAGGCCGGTGTGGAGCTGCGCACGGGAACGGAGCTGCTGAGCAGCGCTTCGACGGGTGACGAACTGGTCCTGTCCACCACCTCCGGGCAGATCCGTACTCGGAGGGCGGTCAACTGCACCGGTCTGCACAGCGATCGGGTCGCCCAGCTGGCCGGTGGCGACGTTCCGGTACGTATCCTGCCCTTCCGGGGCGAGTACTACGAAAGTTCCGCGTCCAGCGACCTCGCGGTGCGCTCGCTGGTGTACCCGGTTCCGGACCCGGCCTTTCCGTTCCTCGGGGTGCATCTGACCCGGATGCTCGACGGAAGCCTGCACGTGGGACCGAACGCCGTACTCGCCCTGGCGCGTGAGGGCTACCAGCGCCGGGAGTGGTCCGCCGCCCACCTCCGCGAACTCGCGGGGGACCCGGGACTGCGTTCCCTGGCACGCAGGTACTGGCGCCCCGGCCTCACCGAAGTGGCCCGTTCCCTGGCCAAACCGCTGTTCGTGCGCGCCGCCCGCAAGCTGGCCCCGCGCGTCCGCTCCGCCGATCTGGTTCCCGCTCCCGCCGGAGTGAGGGCGCAGGCGGTCAGGCCCGACGGGACGCTGGTGGACGACTTTCTGCTCACCGAGGACGCCCACTGGGTGCACGTGCTCAACGCGCCGTCTCCGGCGGCCACCGCTTCCCTGGTGATCGGCAGGGAGATCGCCACCCGCATCCGGCACAAGACACCGGACTGA